The proteins below come from a single Geobacillus thermoleovorans genomic window:
- a CDS encoding YqzM family protein, producing MNVFEKEVQSQRNDAVDSAVGFIVSFGFFATMFIIATLIEFFGR from the coding sequence ATGAACGTATTTGAAAAGGAAGTGCAAAGCCAACGAAATGACGCCGTCGATTCCGCCGTCGGATTCATCGTGTCGTTCGGCTTTTTCGCTACCATGTTCATCATCGCCACATTGATCGAATTTTTCGGTCGATAA